The following is a genomic window from uncultured Draconibacterium sp..
TTGACTTTGATATTTGACGGGACTGATGTCGATTATTCTATACGCGACCGCATTATTGTGTTATCAACTCCTGAAATGCTTAAAAATGAATTAGATGCATTACAACAAAAATCTGTTAGAGGTAATGTTACCGACGTAGGTAGAGAGCCTTTGCCGGGTGTAACAGTGGTTGTTAAAGGAACAACCAATGGTACCATTACTGATTTTGAAGGGAACTATACCATTGCAGATATTCCTGACGGAGCTGTACTCCAGTTCTCATTTGTTGGAATGAAATCTCAGGAAATTGTGGTTGGTAATCAAGCAGTAGTCAATATTACTTTAGAAGAAGAAACCATTGGTTTGGAAGAAGTAGTTGCCATTGGTTATGGTATTCAAAAAAAATCTGATGTTGTTGGATCAATCTCTTCAGTAAACTCAGATGACCTTGAGAATCGTACAGTAACAAATGTGAATCAGGCTCTTCAGGGAAAAGCTGCAGGAGTTCAGATGATTAGTGCATCAGCATCACCCGGAGCAGAATCGAGTATTCGTATACGCGGTTATTCTTCCAACGCCAGTTCTGATCCGCTTTATGTTGTTGATGGTGTTCGTGTTAGCAGTATTAATAACATCGATCCGAACGATATTGAATCGATGGAGATATTAAAAGACGCTGCATCTGCTGCTATTTATGGTGCAGAGGCAGGAAACGGAGTTGTATTAATCACAACAAAAAAAGGAGAGCTCGGCGATGGTAAAATTTCCTATAATTTCAAATATGTAATTCAGTCGTTAGCAAAAAAGGCTGAGGTGATGAATGCCAATCAATATTTAGATTATATGGTAAAAAGTAATGCATTCGATCAATCTAAAGCTGATAAATGGGACGGAACAGATACAAACTGGAGCGATGTTTTATTTGAAGCATCTCCGATGCAACAACATGGAGTTAGTTTTCAGAAAGGATCTGGAAAAGGATCATTGTATGCCTCGTTCAATTACCTGGATAACGATGGTATTGTGCGGGGTGATAAAGATACTTATCGCCGAATTACCGGTAATGTTAATGTTGATTATGACATAAAAGACTGGTTGAATTTTACATCGAGTAACCTGATTACCTATACTACCCGCAGTAAAGTGGCAGAGAATGATGAGTATACTTCGGTTTTGAGGGCTGCGCTATCGTTAGATCCTTTAACTCCAAATATTTATCCTGCAGATAACTTACCTTCATGGATGCAATCACTTGTAGATGCTAATTATAAGTTAGTTCAAGATAGTAATGGTGATTATTATTCTATCTCAGACTATTTGGCAGGAGCTGATGATATAAATCCGAACATATTGATTTATAGTGGTTATACTAAAAACAGAGAACAATATATACAAGGTAACACAGCGCTAAATATCAAACCGATTGAAGGATTAACAATAACCTCAAGATTAGGATATCGATTGGGAGCAAACAATATTTATAGTTACCAATCTGGTTATTATGCAACTGCTACCAAAAATCAGGACAAGGCAAGTGTCGAATCAACGGTTAGAAGTACACAATACTATCAGGTCGAGAATTTTGCAAATTACATCAAAAGTATTGATAATCATAATTTTGTTTTGATGGCAGGTTCTTCTTATTCAAGTATGAGAGATAACTACGCAACAACCGGAGGTTTAGGGTTACAGTTTGACAGTGACCGCTATGCTTATCCTGATTATTTATCGCCGAGTGCAACCGAATTGATAACAGATGGAGATGACCTGGTAACCAAAAAACTATCATATTTTGGACGCTTGACCTATGATTTTGATAATA
Proteins encoded in this region:
- a CDS encoding TonB-dependent receptor produces the protein MKLTVFLILISVAGVFANKSYSQSKMLNLNMRGATVKEVLKNIEEQSEFYFLYSEDLIDIERNVNVNIENKNIQEVLTLIFDGTDVDYSIRDRIIVLSTPEMLKNELDALQQKSVRGNVTDVGREPLPGVTVVVKGTTNGTITDFEGNYTIADIPDGAVLQFSFVGMKSQEIVVGNQAVVNITLEEETIGLEEVVAIGYGIQKKSDVVGSISSVNSDDLENRTVTNVNQALQGKAAGVQMISASASPGAESSIRIRGYSSNASSDPLYVVDGVRVSSINNIDPNDIESMEILKDAASAAIYGAEAGNGVVLITTKKGELGDGKISYNFKYVIQSLAKKAEVMNANQYLDYMVKSNAFDQSKADKWDGTDTNWSDVLFEASPMQQHGVSFQKGSGKGSLYASFNYLDNDGIVRGDKDTYRRITGNVNVDYDIKDWLNFTSSNLITYTTRSKVAENDEYTSVLRAALSLDPLTPNIYPADNLPSWMQSLVDANYKLVQDSNGDYYSISDYLAGADDINPNILIYSGYTKNREQYIQGNTALNIKPIEGLTITSRLGYRLGANNIYSYQSGYYATATKNQDKASVESTVRSTQYYQVENFANYIKSIDNHNFVLMAGSSYSSMRDNYATTGGLGLQFDSDRYAYPDYLSPSATELITDGDDLVTKKLSYFGRLTYDFDNKYVLQASMRADAADLSILPESQRWGYFPAVSVGWRISRENWFLQNDDLISNMKLRASWGQNGSIAGLRNFAYAKVIVNSGAYSFDANNPSYTAGSVPSATGNDNLKWETSEQMNIGLDMYMLKSKLTFSADYYVKKTKDLIVSGTNPTLTIGNTVSPVNAGNVENKGFEFSLGWRDEIGKFKYNIAANLATLKNEVTYLDPTIDRIAGFEYNRATVTAFEKGYPIWYFRGYQVDHIDQTTGNPLYVKADGSLTDIPSPDDMTMIGSGIPDITYGLTLNLSYKNFDMVVFGQGSKGNEVFSGLTKTDRPQTNRLAVYQTDAWTSTNTNAKYARMDYQEAYYWQSSAVVFDGSYFKIKQIQFGYNVPDRLLQKMKLSSLRVYTSLDDFFLFTKYPGLDPEASSGTTQALGVDIGSYPSPKSVVFGLNLSF